The DNA region TTGAGGGACGCGTCCGTTTCCTCGGCTACGTAGCCGAGGAAACGCTCGCTGCGCTCTACACTTTGGCCCGTTGCTGCGTGTACCCTTCGTGGTATGAGGGGTTCGGCGTTCCGGTCCTCGAAGCGATGGCCTGCGGCACGCCGGTGATCGCGTCGAACGCTTCGTCAATCCCGGAGGTCGGTGGCGATGCGGCGTTGCTCGTGACGCCGGGCGACGTCAACGAACTGACCGGCGCTCTGGAGCGAGTCCTCAGCGACGACCAGCTTCGAGCCGAAATGGTAGCGAAGGGGCTGGCCCGCGCCCGCCAGTTCTCCTGGCAGACGACCGCGGCCCGGCATGTCGAGCTCTATCGTCGCATCCTCGAGGCCCCGAGATGAAACCCCGCCCCGGCATGGACACTCAACCTGCCGGTTCCGTGCCTCATGCTTGACGCATCCGCGGTTCTCTTCTTCTGGCTGCCGCTCGGCGTGATCTTCTACCATTGGGTGCTGTACCCGCTCACCCTCTGGCTGTTCGCAAAGCTTCGCCCGCGACGGACGGTACGTCAA from candidate division WOR-3 bacterium includes:
- a CDS encoding glycosyltransferase family 4 protein; translation: EGRVRFLGYVAEETLAALYTLARCCVYPSWYEGFGVPVLEAMACGTPVIASNASSIPEVGGDAALLVTPGDVNELTGALERVLSDDQLRAEMVAKGLARARQFSWQTTAARHVELYRRILEAPR